Part of the uncultured Methanobrevibacter sp. genome is shown below.
AATGTCAATGAAGTCTATCCAGGATTATATGTAACTGGAATGGCTGCAAATGCAGTTCACGGATCACAGCGTATGGGACCAATATTTGGCGGAATGCTGCTTTCAGGAGAATATGTAGCTAAAAAAGTAGCTGAAGATTTGGAAAACAGAAAATAAAACTCTCAATTTGAGAGTTTTTTCAACTCTTTTTAATAAATTTTTAGGCATGCCTAAAAAAATAGTAACCTTTATATACTACCTCCAACAACATTATAATTAAGGATGTGAATTTAGGTATACCTAAATGAGCATCTTATTATTAGTCAAAACATACACTCTCCAAATTAGAATCGTGTTGAATTAGATTTTTCACAATTTACTAATTTGATACAAGTCGATGGAAAATTAAAAATCTGCCAAAAAAAAATAATTTTCCTCAAAACTTCATGGTGTTTAATTCGTCGGTTAAACACCAATTATCTCTCTTTTTCTGACACTTTTCAAAATAAATATTATTTTTATCATGCCAACATTGACAATGACAAAGGCATTAACCAAATATTAACATACAATATCAATCAGTATACATGCACTTATCAAAATACTCTAAAAATTGTTACTAGTTCATGAATTGATAGATAGGCAAGAGAAATAGTGAAAGAAGCGTTACATTTAATTCAAGTCGAATGTGAAAATTGTGTTTTAAGATATACTTGTTTAAAAAAAAAAGAATAATTGCAGATGCCACTGCACCTACAAAAAATTAAAAAACGCTGAATTCTTATCAGTCTAAACTATAGCCAGTGATCTGCTTTTAAGTACTTTTCCATGAGAATATACTTTGATTGCAGGTATCTTGCTTGATTTTGACAAAGAAATTTTAGCATTTACCGGATAATATTTAGTTTTATAAGCTGTTTTATAACTTACTTTAACCCATTTGGTAACTGCAGTTGTATAAGCACTTAATCCGATACCATATTTGTTTTGAGGGTTTTTCTTGGTGTAAGTATACTCTGATACTTTAGACCATCCATTAGCTCTCATATTTTTACTCACAGTATAATAATCATAATAGATTGTTTTTGACGCCTTAGTTGTTTTGTATTTTTTAACAGTCTTTAGATAAGAGTATTTAAACGGATGATTATATTTTGTCACTATTTTAATTGATTTTGCACCACCTTTCTTAAATGCTTTTACCAAAGATTTGTATTGGCTGCTTGAAAGCTTTACAACATATTTTCCAATTTTAATGGAATGGTTTTTTTTTAAAAATACAACATTACTGGCTTTTGTTTTAACATTGAATTTTGAGCTGCTGGCCTTGTAGTTTTTATTTCCAGAAAACTTAACAGTAGATTTGTATGTTTTCGATTTTAACGGCAATATTACATTTTTTACAACAGCATAACCGTTTTTGACTTTAGCAGAGTATGTTTTTCCATTTATTTTAAATTTAACTGTTCCTGCAATATTTTTTCTTGAGTTTGAACTGTCATAAACATATGCTTTTAAAGTGACTCTAGAACCAATCTTTGCTGAAATAGTACTTGATTTAACATGGGTTGAATCTTTTTTAATGACTAGCTTTGCTGTATCCATAACAACATTGTCATCATAGTTTACAGCCTTTACAGTATATGTTCCTGCAGCCAGCTGATTTTTGGAAATAGTGTGGGTGATTTGGTAACCGTCACTGGTACTGTAATAATTTTTCTCGATTTTAAGATGATTGTTTGAATCGTAAACCCTCAAATAGAAATCATACTTATTTGTATATCCTGTTGCAGGATCTATTTCAATATTTATTGAAGCACTTGAACCATATTTGACTGATGCATCACGTACAGTAACAGAGTAGTCATAAGATGATGGTGAATTACCCAATACATCTTCACTTTCCTCTGCAGTTATTGTATTTTCCCCAATTTCTGAAGTTAAAATAACTGAATCATCAACTTCCCTTATTTCCTCTCCAACAATATCTCCTGTAGAATTATCGGCTGCACTCACTGCTGAAACAGCCAAGAGACTTACAAAAAATATTGCTATCAACATTATTTTTTTATATTTCAAAACTTTTTCCTCCCAAAACATTATATATAATCAATTTATGTACAACTTACATAATAATACTTTCTATCATGAACAAATCTAATACAATAGTTTTGAATTCCTGTTTTTCCATCACTGATTAAATAAAAAAACCAGAATATTAAAAATCAGAAAATGGTGGACTGTGACTGTTAAATACATCATTCCAATTGTTTTGATTGTAATCTGGATTGGAGGTCTTTATGAACTTATCACCTCTGCAACAACTGAACATTTAATCATAATCCTTTCTCTGACCATATTGTCTCTGATTGCATCATTAATTTTCACCAAATTGTCTGCAAGAACAGACAGCTGGCTGAATGCGGATGAAAGGATAATCGAGTAAGTTGGCTGGTGATTTCTAAATATCACACACTAAAAAAAAAAGAATAATTGAGATGCTTTTGCATCTCCAAAATTAAAATTTAACTTCAACTTTCTGGATTTCAACACCACTGCTTACAGGATATCGGTGATATCCTTCATAACCATCTTCACCGTTACCCCATTCACTCCATTTCCACTCGCCATCCATGTAGAAATAGGCTCTGGTCATATAAGAATCCTTGTTAACAGCTTGGCCGTTTTTATATAAATGAACCTCAAATCCTCCAACAGATCCACCCATCCATTTACTTGCTTCAGCCCTGTACTCACCGGAAGTTCCAGTATAAGTACTATCAAATCCAGGCAGTTCCACTGTTATAGTATCCGGCGAACTTGAAGATTCACTGACAGTTTCATTTTCTGTCTGGTTGACTTCGGCATTAGTCTGCTTATGAGAATTCTGCTGCAGGAACAATATTCCCATACCCAGCGCAAGAATAACAATTACCAAAAGCAGGATTGCGATAATATGTTTGTTTTCCATTTAAATAACCTCAGATTATATTATCTGTGAAGCATCATATACTTATTTCGTTAATATGTAAAAAAAGAAAAAAATAGCATTAAAGCTATGAAAAACCAACCAAAATTATAATGAACATTACTGCATCAGTCAGCAGGTGAGATATGTACGGCACGAACAGGTTTTTGGTTTTCAGATACCCATACATTTCAAACAGTGACCCTAATCCCTGCAAAAGAAGAACAGAAACAATTGTGTTTGTCGGAGGAGCATAATGAAGCAGTCCGAATCCAAGCAAGACAATAGCTGTAGAAACTGCAACTGAAATTTTAAGGTTATCAGTGAACTTATATACCAGCCTCATAAAAAACATCAGAGGAATGAACTTTAAAAGCTCCTCGGCCATCATTGAAAA
Proteins encoded:
- a CDS encoding Ig-like domain-containing protein, whose product is MKYKKIMLIAIFFVSLLAVSAVSAADNSTGDIVGEEIREVDDSVILTSEIGENTITAEESEDVLGNSPSSYDYSVTVRDASVKYGSSASINIEIDPATGYTNKYDFYLRVYDSNNHLKIEKNYYSTSDGYQITHTISKNQLAAGTYTVKAVNYDDNVVMDTAKLVIKKDSTHVKSSTISAKIGSRVTLKAYVYDSSNSRKNIAGTVKFKINGKTYSAKVKNGYAVVKNVILPLKSKTYKSTVKFSGNKNYKASSSKFNVKTKASNVVFLKKNHSIKIGKYVVKLSSSQYKSLVKAFKKGGAKSIKIVTKYNHPFKYSYLKTVKKYKTTKASKTIYYDYYTVSKNMRANGWSKVSEYTYTKKNPQNKYGIGLSAYTTAVTKWVKVSYKTAYKTKYYPVNAKISLSKSSKIPAIKVYSHGKVLKSRSLAIV